Genomic window (Ferrimicrobium sp.):
TGGAAAGCCGCAGTATCCAATTGGATGCTCAGGCTGCCGCTCACGGCAGGACTCCAGGCATACCACGACAACGAAAGTTGGACCTAGGAGGTGGTCAAGCATCGACTTGGGCTCGTTCTGTCCCTGTGGATAGGGCAGAACACTCACAGGCGGCTGGAGAGCGACAACACAAGAGGTGCAGGTAAATGTAGATGTCTTTTGGAGCGGCAGTCATCGGTGAGGCGTTCGCCGATCCACCTACCTGCTCGTCGATCTGTGTCGCATCCACTGTTGGTACGTTGTTGTCTGTGGTGAGCTTCTCAGGGGCGCCCTGTGTGGCTGACGTGTGGATATGCCGCTGCGCGCAAGGTTTGGTCAGCAGGGATTCATACGGGCCAATGGGGATTCATGAGAGAATGGTATCAGCATCAACGAGTCGTCTTAGGGCTTGCCACGACATCTGCGTTTTGAGGTTGCAAACCGAGTTTGCACATTGAGGTGGGACAAGATGCGTCCTGGCTATGGCTTATTATGACCAAGAAGGCCTGCCCTGAGACCGTGCTCGCGACTACCGCTGAGTGACACAATCCGAGTGAGTAACTCGCACACCTGGCCATGACGCCCACTCGTAGCGTGGCATCTACGGAAGGCGTGTTGGAGCAGTCGCGGGTCATCAGGCTCAATGGTGCAAGGTTGGTCACCCCATCGTGGTGGTCATGAGTCCGATCATGGTGTAGACGATGTGGCTGGCTGCGATCGCCGTGATTTCGGCGTGATCGTAGCTGGGTGAAACCTCGACCAGATCAGCTCCGACGAGGACAAGACCACGCAGGAGCCTGAGCAGCCGCAGAACCTCTCGTGAGCTTGGACCACCAGCCTCTGGTGTTCCGGTCCCCGGAGCGGCACCCGGATCGAGGACATCGATGTCGATGGAGAGGTAGACGGGGCTGTCGCCAATCCTGGCCCTGATCCGTTCGGCAATCGCCGGGATCTCGGCATCGACGAGTTCATCGGAGCTAATGATCTGAAATCCAAAGCCCTCGTCGTCGCTGAGGTCGCTATCTCCATACAGCGGACCCCGGGTTCCGATGTGAAAACTTCGGTCCTCAAGGAGCAAACCCTCCTCAAAGGCACGTCGAAACGGAGTCCCGTGGGTATAGGGCGCACCGAAATAGGTATTCCAGGTGTCGAGATGGGCATCGAAGTGGATCAACGCCACTGGGCCGTGTCGCTTGGTCACTGCACGAAGCAGTGGCAACGCAATAGTATGGTCGCCCCCGAGCGTG
Coding sequences:
- the speB gene encoding agmatinase, with the protein product MEPIGPRNALAEPRFANATTFARLPTLAEVTNAGIAIVGAPFDAGVSYRPGARFGPLAIRTGSQLLRPYDPAMKLHPFGTVQVADAGDMGINPFSIEEAIATIEARANELASRAERLITLGGDHTIALPLLRAVTKRHGPVALIHFDAHLDTWNTYFGAPYTHGTPFRRAFEEGLLLEDRSFHIGTRGPLYGDSDLSDDEGFGFQIISSDELVDAEIPAIAERIRARIGDSPVYLSIDIDVLDPGAAPGTGTPEAGGPSSREVLRLLRLLRGLVLVGADLVEVSPSYDHAEITAIAASHIVYTMIGLMTTTMG